The Hypanus sabinus isolate sHypSab1 chromosome 23, sHypSab1.hap1, whole genome shotgun sequence genome includes the window CCTGGgaaatgagtgaccctcacccagaccCCGTGGGAAATGAGTGACCCATCGCCCAGACCCCGTGGgaaatgagtgaccctcacccagtcccTGTGGGAAATGAGTGACCTGTCAACCAGACCCCATGGGAAATGAGTGACCCATCACCCAGTCCCCCTGGgaaatgagtgaccctcacccagaccCCGTGTgaaatgagtgaccctcacccagtccccctgggaaatgagtgaccctcacccagtcccTGTGGGAAATGAGTGACCCTCTCCCATTCCGCATGGGAAataagtgaccctcacccagtcccTGTGGGAAATGAGTGACCCATCGCCCAGTCCCTGTGGGAAATGAGTGACCCATCGCCCAGTCCCTGTGGGAAATGAGTGACCCATCGCCCAGTCCCTGTGGGAAATGAGTGAtccatgtggagggagattctttctgtgtctgatcctgggagtgtatgGAGGGAaactgtctctgtctctgatccctggagtgtgtggagggaaactctgtctctgatcctgggagtgtgtggtgcTTCTATCAGGGATATTCCTGGGTTGAACTGGTGTGAATTTCATGAGAAAATTTAAAGtataaaatttacttttgaactgcaaagggcacaatatgctggaggaactcagcaagtcaggcagcatctatggaaatgaatgaacagtcaacattctgGGCCGAGATACTCAATCAAGAGATCGTGACTTCTTGATGCATGGtttcagctcaaaacattgactgtttcttcctctcattttgtgtgtgttgctctgaatttccggcatctgcagaaccttgtgTTTAAGTTCGAACTGTATCCGTGGTGGAGTGATCTGAGTGAGCGTTTATTCTGATCTCCCGTCACAGGTCTCAGGAACGGAAACACGGGCGTGAATGTGAATGTGGTGAACCCCAGTATGCGGAGCAGAGCTCTCCCTGAAGTCCCCTCACGCAACACCGTCCCAGCTCAGCAGCTTCAGTAAGTTCACATCATCTCTCCACCCAGAGTCCCACTACCAATTCCAGATCTTGGGATGCCCCGTACTCCCGGGGTGAatgggattgtgctgggcagtgaAGAGTTTAGGTTGCTTCCTGTTGGGAAGGATGAGCAAGGCCTGGTATTGAACTAGCTGGAAATCCTGGAAGTTTCTGGTATGTCCTGTTTCAATTCCAGGCCATGCTCATCCTTCCAAACATTTCACCACTCCAGCACAATCCCTGCCCAACAAATCCTTGCAGGGAGTACGGGATACAAATCATCCATTAAATATCCTCTCCCCGTACCACGTTCTGAATTGTGTAGAAGGTTGCCGTGGTTATGATGATGGAGTTCAGTCggggaaagtgtgaagtgattcatttcagattaatccgaatcaggtttatcattgatGTATGTTGTGAAGTTTATTGCTTTGCAGCTGCAGTACTGGAAAAGACAGCAAGCTTGCTATAAACTACTATAAATAGGTGGGTAGGCTGGAAGAGGCTAGTGTTGATAGTTTCATAGACTGatcagaaatccgatggtggaagggaagaagctgttccaaaaatgtttgtgtgtcttcagtctcctgtagcTCCCCCTGATGGAAACGGGCAGGTTCTGGGTGATGGAAATGGGCAGGTTCTGGGcgatgggaaaaggcaggttctGGGCGATGGGAAAAGGGCAGGTTCTGGGcgatgggaaaaggcaggttctGGGCGATGGGAAAAGGGCaggttctgggtgatgggaaaaggcaggttctgggcgatgggaaaaggcaggttctGGGCGATGGGAAAAGGGCAGGTTCTGGGCGATGGGAAAAGGGCAGATTCTGGGcgatgggaaaaggcaggttctGGGCGATGGGAAAAGGGCAGGTTCCGGGTGATGGGAAAAGGGAAGGTTCTGGGCGATGGGAAAGGGAAGGTTCTGGGcgatgggaaaaggcaggttctgggcgatgggaaaaggcaggttctGGGCGATGGGAAAAGGGCAGGTTCTGGGcgatgggaaaaggcaggttctGGGTGATGGAAAAGGGCAGGTTCTGGGCGATGGGAAAAGGGCAGGTTCTGGGCGATGGGAAAAGGGCAGGTTCTGGGCGATGGAAATGGGCaggttctgggtgatgggaaaaggcaggttctGGGCGATGGGAAAAGGGCaggttctgggtgatgggaaaaGGGCAGATTCTGGGCGATGGGAAAAGGGCGGTTCTGGGCGATGGGAAAAGGAAGGTTCTGGGcgatgggaaaaggcaggttctgggtgatgggaaagGGCAGGTTCTGGGcgatgggaaaaggcaggttctGGGCGATGGGAAAGGGCAGGTTCTGGGcgatgggaaaaggcaggttctgggcgatgggaaaaggcaggttctgggcgatgggaaaaggcaggttctgggtgatgggaaaaGGGCAGGTTCTGGGcgatgggaaaaggcaggttctgggcgatgggaaaaggcaggttctGGGCGATGGGAAAGGGCTGGTTCTGGGCGATGGGAAAGGGCAGGTTCTGGGCGATGGgataaggcaggttctgggcgaTGGGAAAGGGCTGGTTCTGGGcgatgggaaaaggcaggttctgggcgatgggaaaaggcaggttctgggcgatgggaaaaggcaggttccGGGCGATGGGAAAAGGGCAGGTTCCGGGcgatgggaaaaggcaggttccgggcgatgggaaaaggcaggttctGGGCGATGGGAAAGGGCTGGTTCTGGGCGATGGGAAAGGGAAGGTTCTGGGCGATGGGAAAAGGCTGGTTCTGAGCGATGGGAAAAGGGAAGGTTCTGGGCGATGGGAAAGGGAAGGTTCTGGGCGATGGGAAAAGGGCAGATTCTGGGcgatgggaaaaggcaggttctgggcgatgggaaaaggcaggttctgggcgatgggaaaaggcaggttctgggcgatgggaaaaggcaggttctGGGCGATGGGAAAAGGGCAGGTTCTGGGCGATGGGAAAAGGGCAGATTCTGGGTGATGGGAAAAGGGCAGATTCTGGGtgatgggaaaaggcaggttctgggcgatgggaaaaggcaggttctgggcgatgggaaaaggcaggttctgggcgatgggaaaagggcatgttctgggcgatgggaaaaggcaggttctGGGCGATGGGAAAGGGCAGGTTCTGGGcgatgggaaaaggcaggttctgggcgatgggaaaaggcaggttctgggcgatgggaaaaggcaggttctgggtgatgggaaaagggcaggttctgggtgatggggaaagggCTGGTTCTGGGCGATGGGAAAAGGGCAGGTTCTGGGCGATGGGAAAGGGCTGGTTCTGGGCGATGGGAAAAGGGCAGG containing:
- the LOC132379891 gene encoding protein qua-1-like translates to MGKGRFWAMGKGQVLGDGKRQVLGDGKRQVLGDGKRAGSGRWEKGRFWAMGKGRFWAMGKGRFWVMGKGRFWAMGKGRFWAMGKGRFWAMGKGRFWAMGKGRFWAMGKGRFWVMGKGQVLGDGKRQVLGDGKRQVLGDGKGLVLGDGKGQVLGDGIRQVLGDGKGLVLGDGKRQVLGDGKRQVLGDGKRQVPGDGKRAGSGRWEKAGSGRWEKAGSGRWERAGSGRWEREGSGRWEKAGSERWEKGRFWAMGKGRFWAMGKGQILGDGKRQVLGDGKRQVLGDGKRADSG